In the Carassius gibelio isolate Cgi1373 ecotype wild population from Czech Republic chromosome A2, carGib1.2-hapl.c, whole genome shotgun sequence genome, one interval contains:
- the LOC128026156 gene encoding PDZ domain-containing protein GIPC1 gives MPLGLRKKKNKSRESSNLVENEEVSGHAGVGKPAVNGGGLPPPPASMRPKLVFHTQLAHGSPTGRIEGFTNVKELYSKIAEAFNLSPDEILFCTLNTHKIDMEKLLGGQIGLEDFIFAHIKGLKKEVEVYKAEEALGLTITDNGAGYAFIKRIKEGSVMDGVKVICVGDHIECINGKNIVGMRHYEVARMLKELPKDQAFSIKLVEPMKAFEMLEPRSRGGGGKSSGDGKIGTGRETLRLRSKGPATVEEMPTEFEEKAVKKVDDLLESYMGIRDTELAATMVEVGRDKNNPDEFAMALDQALGDFAFPDEFVFDVWGAIGDAKQGRF, from the exons ATGCCTTTGGGactcagaaaaaagaaaaacaagtcgAGGGAAAGCTCGAACTTAGTGGAAAACGAGGAGGTCAGCGGACACGCAGGTGTCGGGAAGCCCGCGGTGAACGGTGGCGGACTCCCTCCTCCGCCTGCCAGCATGAGACCGAAACTGGTGTTTCACACGCAGCTCGCGCACGGGAGTCCCACGGGCAGGATCGAGGGCTTCACGAACGTCAAAGAGCTGTACAGCAAAATAGCAGAAGCGTTTAATTTAAGTCCTGATGAG ATCCTATTTTGCACACTCAACACCCACAAAATTGATATGGAAAAGCTGCTGGGAGGGCAGATAGGACTGGAGGACTTCATCTTCGCTCACATAAAAGGCCTCAAAAAGGAGGTGGAGGTGTACAAAGCTGAGGAGGCACTTGGGCTCACCATCACAGACAATGGAGCTGGATACGCTTTCATAAAG CGTATCAAAGAGGGCAGTGTGATGGATGGAGTAAAGGTGATCTGTGTGGGAGATCATATCGAATGCATTAACGGAAAGAACATCGTGGGTATGCGGCACTATGAGGTGGCGCGGATGCTGAAGGAGCTGCCCAAGGATCAGGCCTTCAGCATCAAACTTGTGGAGCCCATGAAAGCCTTCG AGATGCTTGAACCAAGGTCAAGAGGAGGCGGAGGCAAATCCTCGGGAGATGGCAAGATAGGCACAGGCAGGGAAACCCTCAGATTGCGCTCCAAGGGTCCTGCAACAGTCGAGGAGATG CCCACAGAGTTTGAAGAGAAGGCAGTGAAGAAAGTGGATGACCTTCTTGAGAGTTACATGGGCATTCGAGACACTGAATTAG CTGCCACGATGGTCGAGGTGGGCAGAGATAAGAACAACCCTGATGAGTTTGCCATGGCTCTGGACCAGGCTCTTGGTGACTTTGCCTTCCCAGATGAGTTTGTGTTCGACGTCTGGGGAGCCATCGGTGACGCTAAACAGGGACGGTTTTAA